GGCGAAGCGCGACGCAGCGAGCGCCACCAGCAGCAGCTGGTTCGCCCAGGCCTGATCCGCCATCACCATCCGCGCATCACCGCCGCACCATCCCGGCAAAGCCCGAGAAGATCGTGTCGCTGAAGGTGTAGAGGCTGCCCGCGAGCAACGATGCGGTGACGAACAATGTGATGACCACCGCGAAGAATTTGAGCGTGTATTGCAGCGTCTGTTCCTGAAGCTGCGTCGCCGCCTGCACGACCGCGACGAGCAGGCCGACCGCCGAGGCGGCGATGATCGGCGGCGCCGAGAGCAGCAGGACGAGCCAGAGCGCCTGGACGGTGATGGAGACGATGTCCTGGGTCATCTTTCCCCCTCCCCTTCAGGGGAGGGGCTATGGAACACCCTCCTAAACATAGCTCAGCACCAACCCGTGACTGATCTTCACCCAGCCATCGACCAGCACGAACAACAGCAGTTTGAATGGCAATGATATCGTCACCGGCGACAGCATCATCATGCCGAGCGCCAGCAATATGTTCGATATCACCAGGTCGATCACCAGAAACGGTAGGAAGATCAGGAAGCCGATCTGGAAGGCGACGGTCAATTCCTTGACGATGAACGCCGGGATCACGACGATGAAGTCGGTCGCCTTTGCCGCCTCGGTGCTGGTCTTCTTGGCGACGCGCTGCTGCGTGCGCAGGAAGAATTCGCGTTCGCCAGGATCGCTATGTTCGATGAGGAAGGTGCGCAGCGGTTCCTTGGCCCGGTCCGCGGTGTCGAACAACTGCTCGGTCTGCTGCGGCACGCCATCGACCTGCGCGGCCGCCTGCATCGACTGGATCGTCGGATACATCACGTAGAGCGACAGGATCAGCGCGAGGCCGTTGAGCACCAGGTTGGGCGGCACCTGCTGCAGGCCCAGCGCGTTGCGGATCAGGCTGAGCACGACGACGATCTTGGTGAAGGATGTCACCATCACCGCGAAGAAGGGCGCCAGCGCGATCAGCACCACCGTGACGAGCGCGGTGCCGGGCGAGAATGCCGAGAGATCCATACCGCTACTCCGCCTCGATCAGCACGCCATAGCTGTCGCCCACCGACACGAGGCTGCCGCGGGCGAACGGCTTGCCGCTCGCAAGGATACGCACCGGGATCACGCCGGCCTCGCCGTCGATCGGCACGATGCTGCCTTCGCGCATCGCCTGCAGGCTGGCGAGCGGCACGCTGGCGGCGTCGAGTTCGATCGTGATCGGCACGGCGAAGCGTGCGTCGAGCGCCGCCGTGCCGCCGGCTTCGGGCTCGGGCCGGGGTGGCAAGTGGTCGGTGCCGGGCGCATCCGGGTGCAGATCGTTGGGGCTGAGATCGTCCATCGCATGGCCTCCATCAATTTTCAGGGGTCGGGCGGCAGTGGAAGCGGCGCTCGACCGGATCGAGCAGGCCCGCGATGTCGATCGCGCCGCCCGCCACCAATGTCGCAGCGATCGGCGCAGCGCCGATCAGGATGCAGTCGCCCACCGCCAGCGCCGCCGCGTCGTGCGGCGCAAGGCGGGGGCCTTCGATCCGCAGGCGCGTGCGGATCGCGACGCCGCCGATCAGTTCGGGCGCGAATTCGGGCTGCGCCGGCAGGAGCGTGAGCGCCGGCGGCAGCGCGATCCGCAGCATCGTCGCTGCCGCTGCCGAGCCGACCATGATCGTGACGACGAGCATCTCGGCGGGCACGATGTCGGCAGGCGCCGCCGGTTCATCCTCCGCATCCGCCGCCACGACCTCGGCCGGTGCCGGCTCGATCGTCGCTGGTTCGGGCAGCAGCGCCACCACGTCGACGGGTTCGAGATCGATGCCGAGCGCGATCTCGATCGTCCGGAGCAGCGGTTCGATCCGCTCGACCAGCGCGACCGCGGCGACGCCGTCCTCCGGCTCGAAGCGGGCGTCGGCGCCGCCGATCCGGTCGACCG
The window above is part of the Sphingomonas sanxanigenens DSM 19645 = NX02 genome. Proteins encoded here:
- a CDS encoding FliM/FliN family flagellar motor C-terminal domain-containing protein, which produces MDDLSPNDLHPDAPGTDHLPPRPEPEAGGTAALDARFAVPITIELDAASVPLASLQAMREGSIVPIDGEAGVIPVRILASGKPFARGSLVSVGDSYGVLIEAE
- the sctR gene encoding type III secretion system export apparatus subunit SctR gives rise to the protein MDLSAFSPGTALVTVVLIALAPFFAVMVTSFTKIVVVLSLIRNALGLQQVPPNLVLNGLALILSLYVMYPTIQSMQAAAQVDGVPQQTEQLFDTADRAKEPLRTFLIEHSDPGEREFFLRTQQRVAKKTSTEAAKATDFIVVIPAFIVKELTVAFQIGFLIFLPFLVIDLVISNILLALGMMMLSPVTISLPFKLLLFVLVDGWVKISHGLVLSYV
- the sctS gene encoding type III secretion system export apparatus subunit SctS; translated protein: MTQDIVSITVQALWLVLLLSAPPIIAASAVGLLVAVVQAATQLQEQTLQYTLKFFAVVITLFVTASLLAGSLYTFSDTIFSGFAGMVRR